A stretch of the Nicotiana tabacum cultivar K326 chromosome 6, ASM71507v2, whole genome shotgun sequence genome encodes the following:
- the LOC107763143 gene encoding uncharacterized protein LOC107763143 — MMSKVVRLLCAKRRVSRICKEETLMKKRKRKGARQRKVNTKKGKRMEITNTDGRAADDADRISELPEHILHHILCLLRWPKDIVRTSILSKKWKVIWESLTSVDFDQRRFQNHKVGASNDLQSPPVEEQSASFKQVFKESLKAGYVDLRLMKFILFVENTLATRIEPLPSIQKFRLHVSSFVADLMTPYMNNWISVATDKNVKELDIHVKKADDVYENVVSQCYVLPQVVFASRTITSLKLHGCGMDVSAVIKLQNLQELSMKAMRINENVVHKFVQGCPLIEDMRLIKCHLLKFLHVSTLPKLKRLEVHEGSNLRSVKLEAPNLETFWFHGKKSSRCKLILAGCGNLKNLMLRHTHMSDKSFQERIAEFPLLENLFLLECHALRRMTILSDKLKKLSVVRCSKLKEANIDAPNLLSFEYTGIELPFSSMNASQLQEVKLHLKSQKQKFHPLEVQKFVQGFEAKGFKLFLASKQDVIIYEEMRGIHLLPSRDFKIELTKSSRVLKNLLSSHLRQFHPKTLILMTSPSSDLLAFKKEIMMNKEKTPSCCKYYSKKCWRHYLEDIRMFEFSPSNINPNTSFELKWRSSPLPLPEDTDITEMDESMVHRDTELTDVDE; from the exons ATGATGTCTAAAGTTGTACGCTTGTTGTGTGCGAAACGAAGGGTCTCTAGAATTTGCAAAGAGGAGACGttaatgaagaaaaggaaaagaaagggcGCAAGACAGAGAAAGGTAAACACTAAAAAGGGAAAGAGAATGGAGATCACCAACACAGATGGAAGAGCAGCTGATGATGCGGACAGGATCTCTGAGTTGCCTGAACACATTTTACATCACATCCTTTGTCTTCTCCGCTGGCCAAAGGATATTGTGAGAACTAGCATCCTGTCCAAGAAGTGGAAAGTCATTTGGGAATCTTTGACTTCCGTTGATTTTGATCAGAGGCGCTTCCAAAATCATAAGGTTGGAGCTTCAAATGATCTCCAATCTCCACCAGTGGAGGAACAGAGCGCAAGTTTCAAGCAGGTGTTTAAGGAATCCCTGAAAGCTGGATATGTAGATCTGCGATTAATGAAGTTCATTCTGTTTGTTGAGAACACCTTAGCAACCAGAATTGAACCATTGCCAAGTATACAAAAGTTCAGGCTGCATGTCTCCTCTTTTGTTGCTGATCTTATGACTCCCTATATGAATAACTGGATTAGTGTTGCTACTGACAAGAATGTTAAAGAGCTTGATATCCATGTGAAGAAGGCTGATGATGTGTATGAGAATGTGGTTAGCCAATGTTATGTACTGCCTCAGGTGGTCTTTGCTTCCAGGACAATAACTTCATTGAAACTCCACGGATGTGGAATGGATGTTTCTGCTGTCATAAAGCTCCAAAACCTGCAGGAGCTATCCATGAAAGCTATGCGTATCAATGAGAATGTAGTCCATAAGTTTGTCCAAGGCTGCCCTTTGATCGAAGATATGCGACTGATCAAGTGCCATCTTTTGAAATTCTTGCATGTCTCAACTCTGCCTAAACTAAAAAGGTTGGAAGTACATGAGGGCTCCAACCTCAGGTCGGTCAAACTAGAGGCACCCAATCTTGAGACATTTTGGTTCCACGGAAAGAAATCTTCAAGGTGCAAATTAATCTTAGCAGGGTGCGGAAATCTTAAGAATTTGATGTTGAGGCATACACACATGTCGGATAAGTCATTTCAGGAACGTATCGCCGAATTCCCATTACTTGAAAACTTGTTCCTGTTAGAGTGCCATGCATTGCGGAGGATGACAATATTGAGTGACAAGCTGAAGAAGCTTTCAGTAGTAAGGTGCAGCAAACTAAAGGAAGCCAACATTGATGCACCAAATCTACTTTCATTTGAATATACTGGTATTGAGCTGCCTTTTTCTTCCATGAATGCTTCACAGTTGCAAGAAGTGAAGCTTCACTTGAAATCCCAAAAACAGAAGTTTCACCCTCTTGAAGTTCAGAAATTCGTTCAAGGGTTCGAagctaaaggtttcaagttgttTCTTGCCTCTAAACAG GATGTGATTATCTATGAGGAAATGAGAGGAATCCATCTTCTTCCCTCTAGAGACTTCAAGATAGAATTGACTAAATCATCAAGAGTACTGAAAAATCTTCTCAGCAGTCACTTGCGTCAGTTTCACCCAAAAACTCTTATTTTAATGACATCTCCCAGCAGTGACCTTCTCGCG TTCAAAAAGGAGATCATGATGAACAAAGAGAAGACTCCTAGCTGTTGTAAATATTACTCAAAGAAATGCTGGCGACATTATTTAGAAGACATTAGAATGTTTGAGTTTTCTCCGTCTAATATAAATCCCAATACGAGTTTTGAACTAAAGTGGAGATCGTCACCCTTGCCGCTGCCGGAAGATACAGACATAACAGAAATGGACGAGTCAATGGTGCATAGGGATACAGAGCTAACTGATGTCGATGAGTAA
- the LOC107763145 gene encoding jacalin-related lectin 19: MDMRPVGKEQADEVKKRIVVGPWGGHGGSPWDDGGFTGVREITLVYSLCIDSMTVVYDQNGKPYKAEKHGGVGGSKTAQIKLQFPGEYLTGVSGYYCPVVYGGSPVIRSLTVSSNRRTFGPFGVEEGTRFSLPMEGGQIVGFKGRSGWYLDAICCYIAKVKTTTVLQMAQQRLKKLASSVSLNYRYGDDQNKFYYYKGGDEDQTKYSKK; encoded by the exons ATGGACATG AGGCCGGTTGGGAAGGAGCAAGCAGACGAAGTAAAGAAGAGGATCGTTGTTGGACCATGGGGTGGTCATGGTGGAAGCCCGTGGGACGATGGTGGCTTCACTGGAGTGAGAGAAATTACCCTTGTCTATTCTCTTTGTATAGACTCCATGACTGTGGTCTATGACCAAAATGGCAAGCCTTATAAAGCAGAGAAGCATGGAGGAGTTGGAGGTAGTAAAACTGCACAG ATTAAGCTGCAATTTCCAGGAGAATACTTGACGGGCGTTAGCGGCTACTATTGTCCAGTGGTCTATGGTGGCAGTCCTGTGATACGATCCCTCACCGTTAGCAGCAACAGAAGAACATTTGGACCTTTTGGAGTTGAAGAAGGAACGCGATTCTCCCTGCCGATGGAAGGTGGCCAGATTGTAGGCTTCAAGGGGAGAAGCGGGTGGTATTTAGATGCTATTTGCTGTTACATTGCTAAAGTAAAGACTACTACAGTCTTACAGATGGCTCAACAAAGGCTGAAAAAACTCGCATCTTCTGTGTCTTTGAACTACAGATATGGAGATGACCAAAACAAGTTTTATTACTACAAAGGTGGAGATGAGGATCAAACCAAGTATTCCAAAAAATAA
- the LOC107763144 gene encoding uncharacterized protein LOC107763144, which translates to MTDYAQEQEMEIEALEAILMDEFKEIHSSESGLNTSNRCFQITITPQEDDEESTYSSVRLALIFSHTEKYPDEPPLLNVSSLKGIQSGDLKILKEKLEQEAVENLGMAMIYTLVTSAKDWLSERFAEETGAEDAEDDEAKKEEVIVPHGEPVTIDTFLAWRERFEAELALERAKLMPDSALNAPKEKKLTGRQWFESGRASGKAAAAIAEESDEDEDDIDFDDDDFEDDEEDMLEHYLAEKTDSSSHS; encoded by the exons ATGACAG ACTATGCGCAGGAACAAGAGATGGAAATCGAGGCGTTGGAAGCAATTCTTATGGATGAATTCAAAG AAATCCACTCCAGTGAAAGCGGGCTAAAcacttcaaatcgatgcttccaAATTACTATTACTCCTCAG GAGGATGATGAAGAATCTACATACTCATCAG TTCGATTGGCTTTAATATTTTCACACACAGAAAAATATCCCGATGAACCTCCACTTTTGAATGTCTCAAG TTTAAAAGGAATCCAATCTGGAGATCTTAAGATCTTGAAAGAGAAGCTTGAACAAGAG GCTGTTGAGAATCTTGGCATGGCCATGATTTACACATTGGTCACATCAGCTAAAGACTGGCTATCTGAAAGATTTGCTGAAGAAACGGGAGCCGAAGATGCTGAAGATGATGAAGCCAAAAAAGAGGAA GTAATTGTACCACATGGAGAACCAGTTACCATCGATACATTCTTGGCATGGAGGGAAAGATTTGAAGCTGAACTAGCTTTGGAAAGAGCCAA GTTAATGCCAGATTCAGCACTTAATGCTCCAAAGGAAAAGAAACTGACAGGGAGGCAATGGTTTGAAAGTGGAAGAGCCAGTGGG AAAGCTGCGGCAGCTATTGCTGAAGAATCTGATGAAGACGAggatgatattgattttgatgatgatgattttgaag atgatgaagaagatatgCTTGAGCACTATTTGGCCGAGAAAACAGATTCATCCTCTCATTCTTGA